A region from the Pseudomonas sp. P8_229 genome encodes:
- a CDS encoding GreA/GreB family elongation factor, with product MSRAFVNEDNAAAQADQPVERQVSAQPNYVTPQGLAQLQAKVADLQSLHAEQSAKGEQADKQRLADLERDLRYFNQRLDSAQVAAAATSTDKVQIGSWVTYADEHSTERRVQLVGEDQADASQGLINWGSPLGRALLGTRLNDEVLWQRPAGDQMIEVIRIEPA from the coding sequence ATGAGCCGCGCTTTCGTCAACGAAGACAACGCCGCCGCGCAAGCCGATCAGCCCGTTGAACGGCAGGTCAGCGCGCAGCCCAATTACGTCACACCCCAGGGATTGGCGCAGTTGCAGGCCAAAGTCGCCGACCTGCAAAGCCTGCACGCCGAGCAGTCGGCCAAGGGCGAACAGGCCGACAAACAGCGCCTGGCCGATCTGGAACGGGATCTGCGCTATTTCAATCAGCGCCTGGACAGCGCGCAGGTCGCAGCCGCCGCGACCTCCACCGACAAGGTGCAGATCGGCAGCTGGGTAACCTACGCCGACGAACACAGCACCGAACGCCGGGTGCAACTGGTTGGCGAGGATCAGGCTGACGCCAGTCAGGGCCTGATCAACTGGGGCTCGCCGCTGGGCCGGGCACTGCTAGGGACCCGGCTCAATGACGAAGTGCTGTGGCAACGCCCCGCCGGCGATCAGATGATTGAAGTGATTCGCATCGAACCGGCTTAA
- the gdhA gene encoding NADP-specific glutamate dehydrogenase, whose amino-acid sequence MIESVESFLARLKKRDPDQPEFHQAVEEVLRSLWPFLEANPHYLTSGILERICEPERAVVFRVSWVDDQGKVQVNRGFRIQMNSAIGPYKGGLRFHPSVNMGVLKFLAFEQTFKNSLTSLPMGGGKGGSDFDPKGKSDAEVMRFCQAFMSELYRHIGADVDVPAGDIGVGAREIGFLFGQYKRLSNQFTSVLTGKGMTYGGSLIRPEATGFGCVYFAEEMLKRREQTVEGKRVAISGSGNVAQYAARKVMDLGGKVISLSDSEGTLYCESGLSEELWLALLELKNVKRGRISELAAAFGLEFRAGQLPWSLPCDIALPCATQNELDAEAARTLLRNGCVCVAEGANMPTTLAAVDIFIEAGILFAPGKASNAGGVAVSGLEMSQNAMRLLWTAGEVDSKLHAIMQSIHHACVYYGEENGRINYVKGANIAGFVKVADAMLAQGVV is encoded by the coding sequence ATGATCGAATCCGTCGAATCCTTCCTCGCCCGGCTGAAAAAACGCGACCCGGATCAGCCCGAATTCCACCAGGCCGTCGAAGAAGTCCTGCGCAGTCTGTGGCCGTTTCTCGAAGCCAATCCGCATTACCTGACCTCGGGGATTCTGGAACGCATCTGCGAGCCGGAGCGGGCGGTGGTGTTTCGCGTGTCGTGGGTCGACGATCAGGGCAAGGTTCAGGTCAATCGCGGTTTCCGTATCCAGATGAACAGCGCGATCGGCCCGTACAAGGGCGGCTTGCGCTTCCATCCTTCGGTGAACATGGGTGTGCTGAAGTTTCTGGCGTTTGAGCAGACCTTCAAGAACTCCCTGACCTCGTTGCCCATGGGCGGCGGCAAGGGCGGTTCGGACTTCGATCCGAAGGGCAAGAGCGACGCCGAAGTCATGCGTTTCTGCCAGGCCTTCATGAGCGAGCTGTACCGCCACATCGGCGCCGACGTTGATGTGCCAGCCGGTGACATCGGTGTCGGTGCGCGGGAAATCGGTTTTCTGTTCGGCCAGTACAAGCGCCTGAGCAACCAGTTCACCAGCGTTCTGACCGGCAAGGGCATGACCTACGGCGGCAGTCTGATTCGTCCGGAGGCTACCGGTTTCGGTTGCGTGTATTTCGCCGAGGAAATGCTCAAGCGCCGTGAGCAGACCGTCGAAGGCAAGCGCGTGGCGATCTCCGGTTCTGGCAACGTCGCCCAGTACGCGGCGCGCAAAGTCATGGACCTCGGCGGCAAGGTGATTTCGTTGTCCGACTCCGAAGGCACGCTGTACTGCGAGTCCGGCCTGAGTGAAGAGCTATGGCTGGCGCTGCTGGAATTGAAGAACGTCAAACGCGGACGCATCAGCGAGCTGGCGGCTGCGTTTGGCCTGGAGTTCCGCGCCGGACAACTGCCATGGTCGTTGCCGTGCGACATCGCGCTGCCGTGCGCCACGCAGAACGAACTCGACGCCGAAGCCGCCCGCACCCTGCTGCGCAACGGCTGTGTGTGCGTGGCTGAAGGCGCGAACATGCCGACCACGCTTGCGGCCGTGGATATCTTCATCGAGGCGGGCATTTTGTTCGCCCCGGGCAAGGCTTCCAACGCCGGCGGGGTGGCGGTGAGCGGTCTGGAGATGTCGCAGAACGCCATGCGCCTGCTGTGGACGGCGGGTGAGGTGGACAGCAAGCTACACGCGATCATGCAGTCGATCCATCACGCCTGCGTGTATTACGGCGAGGAGAACGGACGGATCAACTACGTCAAAGGTGCGAACATCGCCGGCTTCGTCAAAGTCGCTGATGCGATGCTCGCTCAGGGTGTGGTTTAA
- the ettA gene encoding energy-dependent translational throttle protein EttA yields MAQYVFTMHRLGKVVPPKREILKNISLSFFPGAKIGVLGLNGSGKSTLLKIMAGVDTEFEGEARPMPDLNIGYLPQEPQLDPTKTVREVVEEAVSVIKNAQARLDEVYAAYAEEDADFDKLAAEQAKLEAILQASDGHNLDRQLEVAADALRLPAWDAKVEFLSGGEKRRVALCRLLLSAPDMLLLDEPTNHLDADSVAWLEHFLHDFPGTVVAITHDRYFLDNVAGWILELDRGAGIPYEGNYSGWLEAKSDRLAAESKQQSAHEKAMKEELEWVRKGAKARQSKSKARLQRFEEMQSQEFQKRSETNEIYIPAGPRLGDKVIEFKNVTKGYGDRVLIDNLSFSMPKGAIVGVIGGNGAGKSTLFRMLMGKETPDSGSIEVGETVQLACVDQSREDLDGSKTVFQQISDGSDQIRIGNYEIPSRTYVGRFNFKGGDQQKFVKDLSGGERGRLHLALTLKEGGNVLLLDEPSNDLDVETLRSLEEALLDFPGAAIVISHDRWFLDRVATHILAYEDDSQAVFFEGNYTEYEADRKKRLGEAAAQPHRVRHKKLA; encoded by the coding sequence ATGGCTCAATACGTATTCACCATGCATCGGCTGGGCAAAGTTGTTCCGCCGAAGCGGGAAATCCTGAAAAACATTTCGTTGTCGTTCTTCCCCGGCGCCAAGATCGGCGTACTCGGCCTCAACGGTTCGGGTAAGTCCACGCTGTTGAAAATCATGGCTGGCGTCGACACCGAGTTCGAGGGCGAAGCCCGTCCGATGCCGGACCTGAACATCGGTTATCTGCCGCAAGAGCCGCAACTGGATCCGACCAAGACCGTGCGTGAAGTGGTCGAGGAAGCGGTCAGCGTGATCAAGAACGCCCAGGCCCGCCTGGACGAGGTCTACGCGGCTTACGCTGAAGAAGATGCCGACTTCGACAAACTGGCTGCCGAGCAAGCCAAACTCGAAGCGATCCTGCAAGCCAGCGACGGCCACAACCTGGACCGCCAGCTGGAAGTCGCCGCCGACGCCCTGCGTCTGCCGGCGTGGGACGCCAAGGTTGAATTCCTCTCCGGTGGTGAAAAACGTCGTGTGGCCCTGTGCCGTCTGCTGCTGTCCGCTCCGGACATGCTGCTGCTCGACGAACCGACCAACCACTTGGACGCTGACTCCGTGGCGTGGCTGGAGCACTTCCTGCACGACTTCCCGGGCACCGTGGTCGCGATCACGCACGACCGTTACTTCCTCGACAACGTTGCGGGCTGGATTCTGGAACTCGACCGCGGCGCGGGCATTCCTTACGAGGGCAACTACTCGGGTTGGCTCGAAGCCAAGTCCGATCGTCTGGCGGCCGAATCCAAGCAGCAGTCGGCTCACGAAAAAGCCATGAAGGAAGAACTGGAGTGGGTGCGCAAAGGCGCCAAGGCCCGCCAGTCCAAATCCAAGGCACGTCTGCAGCGTTTCGAAGAAATGCAGTCGCAGGAATTCCAGAAACGTTCGGAAACCAACGAGATCTACATCCCGGCCGGTCCTCGCCTGGGCGACAAGGTCATCGAATTCAAGAACGTCACCAAGGGCTACGGCGACCGCGTGCTGATCGACAACCTGTCGTTCTCCATGCCAAAAGGCGCGATCGTCGGCGTGATCGGCGGTAACGGTGCCGGTAAGTCGACCCTGTTCCGCATGCTGATGGGCAAGGAAACTCCGGATTCCGGCAGCATCGAAGTCGGCGAAACCGTGCAACTGGCCTGCGTTGACCAGAGCCGCGAAGACCTCGACGGCAGCAAGACCGTGTTCCAGCAGATCTCCGACGGTTCGGACCAGATCCGCATCGGCAACTACGAGATCCCGTCGCGTACTTACGTCGGTCGCTTCAACTTCAAGGGCGGCGATCAGCAGAAGTTCGTCAAGGACCTGTCCGGTGGTGAGCGCGGTCGTCTGCACCTGGCGCTGACCCTGAAAGAGGGCGGCAACGTCCTGCTGCTCGACGAACCGTCCAACGACCTCGACGTTGAAACCCTGCGTTCGCTGGAAGAAGCCCTGCTGGACTTCCCTGGCGCCGCCATTGTGATCTCTCACGATCGCTGGTTCCTGGATCGCGTCGCGACCCACATCCTGGCGTACGAAGACGACTCGCAAGCAGTGTTCTTCGAAGGTAACTACACCGAGTACGAAGCCGACCGCAAAAAACGCCTCGGCGAAGCGGCTGCCCAGCCACACCGGGTACGCCACAAGAAACTGGCCTGA
- the morA gene encoding cyclic di-GMP receptor MorA: MSNVSPPASVSSTQPAPGSPLRGTLKGALATLVLLLLALLFWQLLDQLRETQKNQRQYTIDYTADLASQVSLNMSLNAQIALNLLPIVEQPQSSDEQQALLHKLQQSLPDLRSLALLSPSGKIISDSAGDSHDADYLSELVRRSRAQAHYFSNADDGSVVHLLLHQASGNTRGYWALRLTPTFFDSLTKQGETGIRPLWLVENRLNHQIISRDEALSSARPGVLSPDDMTNTVLTVPLSSSDWQLRGLFDRQRVLEELLPAFIGKCLLGLAFSMLPVIALLNMRRRQRQLHEGRRRYQDIFEGTGVALCVLDLSGLKQLFDKAQIQTSDQLKAWLDQPAQRQQLLQELRVTEVNQVALQLLNVNSCEHTWQLLIDGHPHHQCAIGNQVLDAVLQQQKQLELEIKLPDINGRDQHLWMVLRLPQEQHDYKAVILSISDITSRKLIELSLLEREGFWSDVVRTVPDHLYVQDVISQRMIFSNHHLGQTLGYNRTELHQMGEYFWEILLHPEDADYYHRSRQMQRHAGYSQLLQCQLRFRHRDGKWRRFDIREQALARDKHDQVTRIIGVAKDITEQIEASESLRDSEQRYRMLAESISDVIFSTDSKLSLNYVSPSVQAVLGYNAEWIFQNGWQSTIANPQQLSGIYTLMDRVSKALDKPEQLTQLRSQVQTQMFLFDCLRADGRKIPIELRLVLVWDEHGAFEGVLGVGRDISQQRRAEKDLRMAATVFEHSTSAILITDPAGYIVQANEAFSRVSGYAVAEVLDQLPNMLTVDEQQDAHLRYVLKQLHQHSTWEGEVWLKRRNGEHYPAWVGITAVLDDEGDLASYVCFFSDISERKASEQRIHRLAYYDALTHLPNRTLFQDRLHTALQSAERQKSWVVLMFLDLDRFKPINDSLGHAAGDRMLKDMATRLLACVDDDDTVARMGGDEFTLLLQHRSSREMALNRAIHVAEQILASLVKPFVLESREFFVTASIGIALSPQDGNELSQLMKNADTAMYHAKERGKNNFQFYQADMNASALERLELESDLRHALEQNEFVLYYQPQFSGDGKRLTGAEALLRWRHPRRGLVPPGDFIPVLEELGLVVDVGDWVIGEACRQLKTWHQNRVRVPKVSVNISARQFSDGQLGTRIATILRETGLPPACLELELTESILMREVSEAMQILAGLKNLGLSIAVDDFGTGYSSLNYLKQFPIDVLKIDRTFVDGLPSGEQDAQIARAIIAMAHSLNLAVIAEGVETHEQLDFLREHGCDEVQGYLFGRPMPASRFEAQFSNDALFMFD; the protein is encoded by the coding sequence TTGTCCAATGTCTCTCCGCCAGCCTCTGTGAGCAGCACCCAACCGGCGCCCGGCTCGCCCCTGCGCGGAACATTGAAGGGCGCACTGGCGACACTCGTGCTTTTGTTGCTGGCATTGCTGTTCTGGCAACTGCTCGACCAACTGCGCGAGACCCAGAAAAACCAGCGCCAGTACACCATCGATTACACCGCCGACCTCGCCTCGCAGGTCAGCCTGAACATGTCGCTGAATGCGCAAATCGCCCTCAACCTGCTACCGATCGTCGAACAGCCGCAGTCGTCCGACGAACAGCAGGCGCTGTTGCACAAGCTCCAGCAATCGCTGCCAGACCTGCGCAGCCTGGCCCTGCTCAGCCCTTCCGGCAAAATCATCAGCGACAGTGCCGGCGACAGCCACGACGCCGACTACCTCAGCGAACTGGTGCGCCGCAGCCGCGCCCAGGCGCATTACTTCAGCAACGCCGACGACGGTTCGGTGGTGCATCTGTTATTGCATCAGGCCAGCGGCAACACACGCGGCTACTGGGCGCTGCGCCTGACCCCGACGTTCTTCGACTCACTGACCAAACAGGGCGAAACCGGCATCCGTCCGTTGTGGCTGGTGGAAAACCGCCTCAACCATCAGATCATCAGCCGCGACGAAGCACTGTCTTCGGCCCGGCCCGGCGTGCTGAGCCCGGACGACATGACCAACACCGTACTGACTGTGCCACTGAGCAGCAGCGACTGGCAGTTGCGCGGGCTGTTCGATCGCCAGCGCGTGCTCGAAGAACTGCTGCCGGCGTTCATTGGTAAATGTCTGTTGGGCCTGGCGTTCTCGATGTTGCCGGTGATCGCCCTGCTCAACATGCGCCGGCGCCAGCGCCAGTTGCATGAAGGCCGCCGACGTTATCAGGACATCTTCGAAGGCACCGGCGTCGCCCTGTGCGTGCTGGATCTGTCGGGCCTCAAGCAACTGTTCGACAAGGCGCAGATCCAGACCAGCGACCAGCTCAAGGCCTGGCTCGACCAGCCGGCCCAGCGCCAGCAACTGCTGCAAGAGCTGCGTGTCACCGAGGTCAATCAGGTGGCGCTGCAACTGCTCAACGTCAATTCCTGCGAGCACACCTGGCAACTGCTGATCGACGGTCATCCGCACCACCAGTGCGCCATCGGCAATCAGGTGCTCGACGCAGTCCTGCAGCAGCAAAAGCAGCTGGAACTGGAAATCAAACTGCCGGACATCAATGGGCGCGACCAGCACCTGTGGATGGTGCTGCGCCTGCCGCAGGAACAGCACGACTATAAAGCGGTGATCCTCAGCATCAGCGACATCACCAGCCGCAAGCTGATCGAACTGTCGCTGCTGGAGCGCGAAGGTTTCTGGTCGGACGTGGTGCGCACCGTGCCGGATCACCTGTACGTACAGGACGTGATCAGCCAGCGGATGATCTTCAGCAACCACCACCTCGGCCAGACCCTCGGTTACAACCGCACCGAGCTGCACCAGATGGGCGAGTATTTCTGGGAAATCCTCCTGCACCCGGAAGACGCCGACTATTACCACCGTTCGCGGCAGATGCAGCGGCACGCCGGCTACAGCCAGTTGCTGCAATGCCAGTTGCGCTTTCGCCATCGCGACGGCAAGTGGCGGCGCTTCGACATCCGTGAGCAGGCGCTGGCCCGGGACAAGCACGATCAGGTCACGCGAATCATTGGTGTGGCCAAGGACATCACCGAGCAGATCGAGGCCAGCGAATCGCTGCGTGACAGCGAGCAACGCTACCGGATGCTCGCCGAAAGCATCAGCGACGTGATTTTTTCCACCGACAGCAAACTGTCGCTGAACTACGTCAGTCCGTCGGTGCAGGCGGTATTGGGTTACAACGCCGAGTGGATTTTCCAGAACGGCTGGCAATCGACCATTGCCAACCCGCAGCAACTGAGCGGCATCTACACCCTGATGGACCGGGTCAGCAAAGCGCTCGACAAGCCTGAGCAGCTGACGCAGCTGCGAAGCCAGGTGCAGACCCAGATGTTCCTGTTCGACTGCCTGCGTGCCGACGGTCGCAAGATTCCGATCGAGCTGCGTCTGGTGCTGGTGTGGGACGAACACGGTGCGTTCGAAGGCGTGCTCGGCGTCGGTCGCGACATCAGTCAGCAGCGCCGCGCGGAGAAAGACTTGCGCATGGCCGCGACGGTTTTCGAGCACTCGACCTCGGCGATCCTGATCACCGACCCGGCCGGCTACATCGTGCAGGCCAACGAGGCGTTCAGCCGGGTCAGCGGTTACGCGGTGGCCGAAGTCCTCGACCAGTTGCCGAACATGCTCACCGTCGACGAACAGCAGGACGCGCACCTGCGCTACGTGCTCAAGCAACTGCATCAGCACAGCACCTGGGAAGGCGAAGTCTGGCTCAAGCGGCGCAATGGCGAGCATTACCCGGCGTGGGTCGGCATTACCGCAGTGCTCGACGATGAAGGCGACCTGGCCAGTTACGTGTGCTTCTTCAGCGACATCAGCGAGCGCAAGGCCAGCGAGCAGCGGATTCACCGCCTCGCCTACTACGACGCCCTGACCCACCTGCCCAACCGCACGCTGTTCCAGGATCGCCTGCACACCGCGCTGCAATCGGCCGAGCGGCAGAAGTCGTGGGTGGTGCTGATGTTCCTCGACCTCGACCGTTTCAAACCGATCAACGACTCACTCGGCCACGCCGCCGGCGACCGCATGCTCAAGGACATGGCCACGCGCCTGCTGGCCTGCGTCGACGATGACGACACTGTGGCGCGCATGGGCGGCGACGAATTCACTCTGCTCCTGCAACACCGCTCCAGCCGCGAGATGGCACTGAACCGAGCGATTCACGTCGCCGAGCAGATTCTCGCCAGTCTGGTGAAACCGTTCGTGCTCGAAAGCCGCGAGTTCTTCGTCACCGCCAGTATCGGCATCGCCCTGAGCCCGCAGGACGGCAACGAACTCAGCCAGTTGATGAAAAACGCCGACACCGCGATGTACCACGCCAAGGAGCGTGGCAAGAACAACTTCCAGTTCTATCAGGCCGACATGAACGCCAGTGCGCTGGAGCGTCTGGAGCTGGAAAGCGACTTGCGCCACGCCCTGGAGCAGAACGAATTCGTCCTGTATTACCAGCCGCAATTCAGTGGCGACGGCAAACGCCTGACCGGTGCCGAAGCCCTGCTGCGCTGGCGTCATCCACGTCGCGGGCTGGTGCCGCCAGGGGATTTCATTCCGGTGCTGGAAGAGCTCGGTCTGGTGGTCGACGTTGGCGACTGGGTGATCGGCGAAGCCTGCCGTCAGCTCAAGACCTGGCACCAGAACCGCGTGCGCGTACCGAAGGTGTCGGTGAACATTTCGGCGCGGCAGTTCTCCGATGGCCAACTCGGCACGCGCATCGCCACCATTCTCAGGGAAACCGGTCTGCCGCCGGCGTGCCTGGAACTGGAGCTGACTGAAAGTATCCTGATGCGCGAAGTCAGCGAGGCGATGCAGATTCTCGCCGGGCTGAAGAACCTCGGCCTGAGCATCGCGGTCGACGACTTCGGCACCGGTTACTCGTCGCTGAACTACCTCAAGCAATTCCCGATCGACGTGCTGAAGATCGACCGCACCTTCGTCGACGGCCTGCCGTCCGGCGAGCAGGACGCGCAGATCGCCCGCGCGATCATCGCCATGGCCCACAGCCTGAACCTGGCGGTGATCGCCGAGGGCGTGGAAACCCATGAGCAACTGGACTTCCTGCGTGAACACGGTTGCGATGAGGTGCAGGGCTACCTGTTCGGCCGGCCGATGCCGGCCAGCCGGTTCGAAGCGCAGTTCAGCAATGATGCGCTGTTCATGTTTGACTGA
- the glyA gene encoding serine hydroxymethyltransferase, protein MFSRDLTIAKYDADLFAAMEQEAQRQEEHIELIASENYTSPAVMEAQGSVLTNKYAEGYPGKRYYGGCEYVDVVEQLAIDRAKELFGADYANVQPHAGSQANAAVYLALLQGGDTILGMSLAHGGHLTHGASVSSSGKLYNAVQYGIDANGLIDYDEVERLAVEHKPKMIVAGFSAYSQILDFPRFRAIADKVGAYLFVDMAHVAGLVAAGVYPNPVPFADVVTTTTHKTLRGPRGGLILARANAEIEKKLNSAVFPGAQGGPLEHVIAAKAICFKEALQPEFKAYQEQVVKNAQAMAEVFIERGFDVVSGGTKNHLFLLSLIKQDISGKDADAALGKAFITVNKNSVPNDPRSPFVTSGLRFGTPAVTTRGFKQAECKELAGWICDILADLNNEAVIDAVREKVKAICKKLPVYGA, encoded by the coding sequence ATGTTCAGCCGTGATTTGACTATTGCCAAGTACGACGCCGACCTTTTTGCCGCCATGGAGCAAGAAGCTCAGCGCCAGGAAGAACACATTGAGCTGATCGCTTCTGAAAACTACACCAGCCCAGCGGTGATGGAAGCTCAAGGCTCGGTCCTGACCAACAAATACGCCGAAGGTTACCCAGGCAAGCGCTACTACGGTGGTTGCGAGTACGTCGACGTTGTCGAGCAACTGGCTATCGACCGCGCCAAAGAACTGTTCGGCGCCGATTACGCCAACGTTCAGCCGCACGCCGGTTCGCAAGCCAACGCCGCTGTTTACCTGGCCCTGCTGCAAGGTGGCGACACCATTCTGGGCATGAGCCTGGCCCACGGCGGTCACCTGACCCACGGCGCCAGCGTTTCGTCCTCCGGCAAGCTGTACAACGCCGTGCAGTACGGCATCGACGCCAACGGCCTGATCGACTACGACGAAGTCGAGCGTCTGGCGGTTGAACACAAGCCGAAAATGATCGTGGCCGGTTTCTCTGCCTACTCGCAGATCCTCGACTTCCCGCGCTTCCGTGCAATCGCTGACAAAGTCGGTGCCTACCTGTTCGTCGACATGGCTCACGTAGCCGGTCTGGTCGCCGCTGGCGTCTACCCGAACCCGGTACCTTTCGCTGACGTCGTGACCACCACCACCCACAAGACCCTGCGCGGTCCACGTGGCGGCCTGATCCTGGCTCGCGCCAACGCCGAGATCGAGAAGAAGCTGAACTCCGCAGTATTCCCGGGCGCCCAGGGTGGCCCGCTGGAGCACGTGATCGCCGCTAAAGCGATCTGCTTCAAGGAAGCCCTGCAGCCTGAGTTCAAGGCTTACCAGGAACAAGTGGTGAAGAACGCCCAGGCCATGGCCGAAGTGTTCATCGAGCGCGGTTTCGACGTGGTGTCCGGTGGTACCAAGAACCACCTGTTCCTGCTGTCGCTGATCAAGCAGGACATCTCCGGTAAAGACGCTGACGCCGCTCTGGGCAAAGCGTTCATCACCGTGAACAAGAACTCCGTGCCAAACGATCCACGCTCGCCGTTCGTCACTTCCGGCCTGCGCTTCGGTACTCCGGCTGTGACCACTCGCGGCTTCAAGCAAGCCGAGTGCAAAGAGCTGGCCGGCTGGATCTGCGACATCCTGGCTGACCTGAACAACGAAGCGGTGATCGACGCCGTACGTGAGAAAGTCAAAGCCATCTGCAAGAAACTGCCGGTCTACGGCGCTTAA
- a CDS encoding C4-dicarboxylate transporter DctA, with protein sequence MLRWCSRSIFLQVVLGLVLGIICGLTLPEYSAQLKPLGDGFIKLIKMLIGLIVFCVVVSGISGAGDLKKVGRIGLKSVIYFEVLTTIALVIGLVFAFSTGIGSGANIHLEQLSAADMGDIAERGQHMHTTTQFLMDLIPTSVIGAFADNNILQVLLFSVLFGSALNLVGEAASGISRLINELSHVIFRIMGMIVRLAPIGVFGAIAFTTSKYGLDSLQHLGSLVGLFYLTCMAFVSVILGLVMRASGLRMWPLLKYLREELLIVMGTASSDAVLPQIMRKLEHLGIGSSTVGLVIPTGYSFNLDGFSIYLTLAIVFIANATGTPLAMTDLLTILLVSLITSKGAHGIPGSALVILAATLTAIPAIPVVGLVLVLAVDWFMGIGRALTNLIGNCVATVAIARWEKDIDVQRANKVLNGEQGYTFQPRKPLAQAAAKEF encoded by the coding sequence ATGCTCAGATGGTGCTCGCGTTCAATCTTCCTCCAAGTGGTTCTCGGACTGGTGCTCGGCATCATCTGCGGGCTGACCCTTCCCGAATATTCCGCTCAGCTCAAACCGCTGGGCGACGGTTTCATCAAACTGATCAAGATGCTTATCGGCCTGATTGTGTTCTGCGTGGTGGTCAGCGGCATCAGCGGCGCCGGCGATCTGAAGAAGGTCGGGCGCATCGGCCTCAAGTCGGTGATCTACTTCGAAGTGCTGACCACCATCGCGCTGGTGATCGGTCTGGTATTCGCCTTCAGCACCGGGATCGGCAGCGGCGCGAATATTCATCTGGAGCAGTTGTCCGCCGCCGACATGGGCGATATCGCCGAACGCGGTCAGCATATGCACACCACCACCCAGTTTCTGATGGACCTGATCCCTACCTCGGTGATCGGCGCCTTTGCCGACAACAACATCCTGCAAGTGCTGCTGTTTTCGGTGTTGTTTGGCAGTGCGTTGAATCTGGTAGGCGAAGCAGCTTCCGGGATCTCGCGCCTGATCAACGAACTGAGCCATGTGATCTTCCGGATCATGGGCATGATCGTGCGCCTGGCGCCGATTGGCGTGTTCGGTGCCATCGCTTTCACCACCAGCAAGTACGGCCTCGATTCGCTGCAACACCTGGGCAGCCTGGTCGGCTTGTTCTACCTGACCTGCATGGCCTTCGTCAGTGTGATCCTCGGCCTGGTGATGCGTGCCTCCGGCCTGCGCATGTGGCCACTGCTCAAGTACCTGCGTGAAGAGCTGCTGATCGTCATGGGCACCGCTTCTTCCGACGCCGTGCTGCCGCAGATCATGCGCAAACTCGAACACCTGGGCATTGGCAGCTCGACGGTCGGCCTGGTGATTCCCACCGGCTATTCGTTCAACCTCGACGGCTTTTCGATCTACCTGACCCTGGCCATCGTGTTCATCGCCAACGCCACCGGCACGCCATTGGCAATGACTGATCTGCTGACGATTCTGCTGGTGTCGCTGATCACCTCCAAGGGTGCCCACGGTATTCCCGGTTCGGCGCTGGTGATTCTGGCGGCAACGCTGACCGCGATTCCGGCGATCCCGGTGGTGGGTCTGGTGCTGGTGTTGGCGGTTGACTGGTTCATGGGCATCGGCCGGGCGCTGACCAACCTGATCGGCAACTGCGTCGCTACCGTGGCCATCGCCCGTTGGGAAAAGGACATCGATGTGCAGCGCGCGAACAAGGTGCTCAACGGCGAGCAGGGCTATACCTTTCAGCCGAGAAAACCGCTCGCCCAGGCGGCGGCCAAAGAATTCTGA